In the Pithys albifrons albifrons isolate INPA30051 chromosome 3, PitAlb_v1, whole genome shotgun sequence genome, one interval contains:
- the TMEM40 gene encoding transmembrane protein 40 isoform X5 has protein sequence MENLSVLLPDLTEEQEDVFQRAFAADTSYLENHEEMNPSFWESLVKCLAATDPPILNTEEKNNLLNSCDVLPGGCADCLKAIEKKGVRAMAVLYLLLKTSNPSGYRQLPSSKGNDEKLKLLKRLERNLVLSPEEKNKAENSSHESMDEDTQDSDEEDLGRQKAEGQLLGGSLAEMVPYRDSEITRREDSIADAYENESAPQPQWAVRWMGIRKDDEFFHFVILCFAIGALLVCYYYHQDWTISLGIGLITFASLETTGIYFGLVYRIRSVLDSFVPFIDKFRPRGMRKAA, from the exons ATGGAGAACTTGAGTGTCCTGTTACCAGATCTCACAGAAGAACAGGAAG ATGTTTTCCAGAGGGCTTTTGCTGCTGATACCAGTTACTTGGAGAATCACGAGGAAATGAACCCGTCCTTCTGGGAATCCCTTGTAAAATGCTTAGCCGCCACTGACCCACCTATCCTGAATACGGAAGAAAAGAACAAT CTCCTCAACAGCTGTGATGTCCTGCCTGGAGGCTGTGCGGACTGCCTGAAAGCCATAGAGAAGAAAGGAGTCAGGGCAATGGCTGTTCTTTACCTCTTGCTGAAGACATCCAACCCATCTGGATATAGGCAGCTGCCCAGCTCCAAGGGAAATG atgaaaaattaaaactctTGAAGAGATTGGAAAGGAATCTTGTACTTtcaccagaggaaaaaaataaggctGAAAACTCATCCCATGAGTCCATGGATGAAGATACACAAG acagtgatgaggaaGATTTAGGAAGACAGAAGGCTGAAGGCCAGTTACTCGGAG GCTCACTAGCAGAGATGGTTCCATACAGAGATTCAG AGATTACCAGAAGAGAAGATTCAATTGCAGATG CATATGAGAACGAGAGTGCTCCCCAGCCTCAGTGGGCAGTACGGTGGATGGGCATACGGAAGGATg ATGAGttctttcattttgtcattCTTTGCTTTGCAATTGGAGCTTTACTAGTTTGCTACTACTACCACCAAG ATTGGACTATTTCTCTTGGAATTGGTTTAATCACCTTTGCTTCCCTGGAAACCACTGGGATATACTTTGGACTAG TGTATCGAATTCGGAGTGTCCTTGacagctttgttcctttcaTTGACAAATTCAGGCCAAGAG GTATGAGGAAAGCTGCCTAG